Proteins found in one Strigops habroptila isolate Jane chromosome 21, bStrHab1.2.pri, whole genome shotgun sequence genomic segment:
- the LOC115618545 gene encoding uncharacterized protein LOC115618545 isoform X1, with translation MASLSLNHLEKGKAPNHPTKTTEAWIQVCAAPGKGSCSQFWARGSGPERCDALDALQALCPWAPKDGELLGRCRMTGARRSPCCQLVQRVRSSCSREAAAPCPAPHLPQHRGAQPGQATGEQPPLPMETKRTGPMNQHPPGLHRRQQGLDVTAGMWMAARSPQACFVPTFLESWIPRWASIGMCRVSSDWFALNRTSEVGNLVCGGDRAQATQSSQWEAQFGDRLAGLGWRDPSRGLVLTGRLWMLLCP, from the exons ATGGCCTCGCTGTCCCTGAATCacctggagaaggggaaggcTCCCAACCACCCAACAAAGACAACTGAGGCGTGGATCCAGGTGTGTGCTGCTCCTGGCAAGGGTTCATGCAGCCAGTTTTGGG CCCGAGGCTCTGGACCTGAGCGCTGTGATGCTCTGGATGCTCTCCAAGCCCTGTGTCCCTGGGCACCGAAGGACGGGGAGCTCTTGGGTAGGTGCAGGATGACAGGGGCACGGCGCAGCCCCTGCTGTCAGCTGGTGCAGCGGGTGAGGAGCTCTTGTTCCAGGGAAGCTGCtgccccctgccctgctccacaTCTCCCGCAGCATCGTGGGGCTCAGCCTGGGCAAGCCACTGGGGAGCAGCCACCTCTTCCCATGGAGACCAAACGCACGGG ACCCATGAACCAGCACCCACCAGGTCTCCACAGGAGACAGCAAGGTCTGGATGTCACAGCAGGGATGTGGATGGCAGCACGATCCCCACAAGCCTGTTTTGTCCCAACCTTCCTGGAGAGCTGGATCCCACGCTGGGCATCCATAGGGATGTGCAGGGTTTCCTCTGACTGGTTTGCATTGAATAGAACCTCTGAAGTAGGGAATCTTGTGTGTGGTGGAGACAGGGCACAGGCCACCCAGTCCTCCCAGTGGGAAGCTCAGTTTGGGGACAGACTGGCTGGTTTGGGATGGAGGGACCCAAGCAGGGGGCTGGTGCTCACTGGGAGGCtctggatgctgctgtgcccaTAG
- the LOC115618545 gene encoding uncharacterized protein LOC115618545 isoform X2, producing the protein MGRVPQDAAGSCPQRRPARGSGPERCDALDALQALCPWAPKDGELLGRCRMTGARRSPCCQLVQRVRSSCSREAAAPCPAPHLPQHRGAQPGQATGEQPPLPMETKRTGPMNQHPPGLHRRQQGLDVTAGMWMAARSPQACFVPTFLESWIPRWASIGMCRVSSDWFALNRTSEVGNLVCGGDRAQATQSSQWEAQFGDRLAGLGWRDPSRGLVLTGRLWMLLCP; encoded by the exons ATGGGCCGGGTACCGCAAGATGCCGCTGGAAGCTGCCCTCAGCGCCGGCCAG CCCGAGGCTCTGGACCTGAGCGCTGTGATGCTCTGGATGCTCTCCAAGCCCTGTGTCCCTGGGCACCGAAGGACGGGGAGCTCTTGGGTAGGTGCAGGATGACAGGGGCACGGCGCAGCCCCTGCTGTCAGCTGGTGCAGCGGGTGAGGAGCTCTTGTTCCAGGGAAGCTGCtgccccctgccctgctccacaTCTCCCGCAGCATCGTGGGGCTCAGCCTGGGCAAGCCACTGGGGAGCAGCCACCTCTTCCCATGGAGACCAAACGCACGGG ACCCATGAACCAGCACCCACCAGGTCTCCACAGGAGACAGCAAGGTCTGGATGTCACAGCAGGGATGTGGATGGCAGCACGATCCCCACAAGCCTGTTTTGTCCCAACCTTCCTGGAGAGCTGGATCCCACGCTGGGCATCCATAGGGATGTGCAGGGTTTCCTCTGACTGGTTTGCATTGAATAGAACCTCTGAAGTAGGGAATCTTGTGTGTGGTGGAGACAGGGCACAGGCCACCCAGTCCTCCCAGTGGGAAGCTCAGTTTGGGGACAGACTGGCTGGTTTGGGATGGAGGGACCCAAGCAGGGGGCTGGTGCTCACTGGGAGGCtctggatgctgctgtgcccaTAG
- the C21H8orf58 gene encoding uncharacterized protein C8orf58 homolog — protein MRWLLEPWNGAEGKGAARAGGGPPRPAPPRALPHKAAQEQRGRPVPSSLPGPPGASCPVLGSPCPGMLRRRGAFSVEPLRASQFRPHGGCTVGGSSPWVKRFDGPWEAAESCVVHTSASVYRRLQESPRGEMSTRGPPAPHPLTPGTPPASGQLLKSESEDSGVEMAGNEHSPSTPVGSESSFSLDGFPAERSPAGEEPGTEPPRLPHRKLVQAAQRSRRQRVLGRCHRGATKPPREPEEPAAEAAAAPRGAQEPGSPRGAEPGQGLRYLEHVCQMLERLAKLQQDNRLLRQQAEGTQRARPDATHSRDPAVWRGERFRPRSCSDSQAPALSPAPLAAPDAAPCRRTWGYSASSPSLLDPAESTAAAPAPDKDGRSHWGRVKALLTRLTRRSLRGGRCR, from the exons ATGCGGTGGCTTttagaaccatggaatgggGCCGAGGGCAAAGGTGCTGCCCGGGCAGGGGGCGGCCCCCCCCGCCCTGCCCCGCCCAGGGCCCTGCCCCATAAAGCGGCGCAGGAGCAGCGGGGCCGTCCCGTCCCGTCCTCCCTGCCCGGTCCTCCCGGTGCGTCCTGCCCCGTTCTCGGCTCCCCCTGCCCCGGGATGCTCCGCCGCCGCGGAGCCTTCAGCGTGGAGCCGCTCCGTG CATCCCAGTTCCGTCCCCATGGCGGGTGCACGGTGGGTGGCTCCAGCCCCTGGGTCAAGCGGTTTG ATGGTCCCTGGGAGGCGGCAGAGAGCTGCGTGGTTCACACCTCGGCCAGCGTGTACCGGCGGCTGCAGGAGAGCCCGCGGGGGGAGATGAGCACTCGGGGACCCCCCGCCCCACATCCCCTGACCCCCGGCACCCCTCCGGCCAGCGGGCAGCTCCTCAAGAGCGAGTCGGAGGATTCCGGGGTGGAAATGGCCGGCAACGAGCACTCGCCGTCCACCCCCGTGGGCTCCGAGAGCAGCTTCTCCCTCGATGGGTTCCCAGCGGAGCGGAGCCCCGCCGGGGAGGAGCCGGGCACGGAGCCCCCCCGCCTGCCCCACAGGAAGCTGGTGCAGGCGGCGCAGCGCAGCAGGAGGCAGCGGGTGCTGGGGCGATGCCACCGCGGGGCCACGAAGCCCCCCCGGGAGCCGGAGGAACCCGCCGCGGAAGCGGCGGCTGCACCGAGGGGGGCTCAGGAGCCCGGCAGCCCCCGAGGGGCTGAGCCAGGACAGGGGCTGCGGTACCTGGAGCACGTCTGTCAGATGCTGGAGCGTTTGGccaagctgcagcaggacaaCCGGCTCCTGCGGCAGCAGGCGGAGGGCACCCAGCGCGCCCGCCCCGACGCCACG CACAGTCGGGATCCAGCCGTGTGGAGGGGTGAGCGGTTCCGGCCGCGCTCCTGCTCGGACAGCCAGGCTCCAG CTTTATCCCCCGCTCCGCTCGCAGCCCCTGACGCTGCCCCGTGCCGCAGGACATGGGGGTACTCGgccagctcccccagcctgcTGGACCCTGCCGAGAGCACCGCGGCTGCCCCGGCACCGGACAAG gacgGGCGCTCGCACTGGGGCCGGGTGAAGGCGCTGCTCACCCGCCTGACCCGCCGCTCGCTGCGAGGGGGCCGCTGCAGGTAG
- the PDLIM2 gene encoding PDZ and LIM domain protein 2 yields the protein MPVTVTLPGPAPWGFRITGGRDFGKPITVSKVTEHGKAATGDLRPGDIIITINGESAAKMLNVEAQNKIKQSPGQLWLQVERSPVPPPSHTNGDTSPERLATRFQDVLWMQEESRGARRCSSPASRSPLPSSSSSQLMEEIVCPSLCQERGSLNSSSGSALPPPPRPPSPGLGAPPNPWETLRERRSSSSSPNPCSSPGSEPAMRRLEEDSEVYKMLQENRELRAAPRQSSTFRLLQEALEDEAGASPAAPFPSRLSPSARKPVAGLQKLHVCEKCGSSIATQAVRIQDGRYRHPSCYACADCGLNLKMRGHFWAGDELYCEKHAKLRYQGPPGGTSVPPVSPHS from the exons ATGCCCGTGACCGTCACCCTGCCCGGTCCAGCCCCGTGGGGCTTCCGCATCACGGGGGGAAGAGACTTTGGGAAGCCCATCACTGTCTCCAAG GTGACAGAGCACGGGAAGGCGGCCACGGGTGACCTGCGTCCCGGGGacatcatcatcaccatcaacGGGGAGAGCGCAGCCAAGATGCTCAACGTGGAGGCGCAGAATAAGATcaagcagagccctgggcagctctggctgcaggtgGAGAG ATCCCCGGTGCCACCTCCCAGCCACACCAACGGGGACACCTCACCAGAGAGGCTGGCCACTCGCTTCCAG GATGTGCTGTGGATGCAGGAAGAGAGTCGGGGTGCCcggagatgctccagcccagcatcccgcagccccctgcccagcagcagcag CTCACAGCTCATGGAGGAGATCGTCTGTCCCAGCCTCTGCCAg GAGCGAGGAAGCTTGAACAGCTCCTCGGGGTCTGCGCTGCCTCCACCCCCCCGCCCACCCTCACCGGGGCTCGGGGCACCCCCGAACCCCTGGGAGACCCTCAGAGAGCGGCGCAGCTCTTCATCCTCTCCCAACCCCTGCAGCAG CCCGGGCTCGGAGCCGGCCATGCGGCGCTTGGAGGAGGATTCCGAGGTCTACAAGATGCTGCAGGAGAACCGGGAGCTGCGGGCGGCTCCGCGGCAGTCCAGCACCTTCCGCCTGCTGCAGGAGGCGCTGGAGGACGAGGCTGGAG CCAGCCCCGCAGCGCCCTTCCCGAGCCGTCTCTCGCCCAGCGCCCGCAAACCCGTGGCCGGGCTCCAGAAGCTGCACGTCTGTGAGAAGTGCGGCAGCAGCATCGC GACACAGGCGGTGCGGATCCAGGACGGGCGGTACCGGCACCCATCCTGCTACGCCTGCGCCGACTGCGGCCTCAACTTGAAGATGCGGGGACACTTCTGGGCGGGGGACGAGCTCTACTGTGAGAAACACGCCAAGCTGCGCTACCAGGGCCCCCCCGGGGGCACCAGCGTCCCCCCGGTGTCCCCCCACTCCTGA